Proteins encoded by one window of uncultured Celeribacter sp.:
- a CDS encoding YeeE/YedE family protein, which translates to MITEITPTEFTPFASLFGGFLIGAAAVLLMAFQGRIFGATGILAGFLTPANSSDWAWRAVLLAGMATGPLVYAFFTGHFPAVEVPVTTGALILGGFIVGIGVSYGSGCTSGHGVCGMSRLSPRSIVATLAFMFSTAVTVFVIRHVIGGA; encoded by the coding sequence ATGATTACCGAAATTACCCCCACGGAATTCACCCCCTTCGCCTCGCTCTTTGGTGGATTTCTGATCGGCGCCGCCGCCGTTCTTTTGATGGCTTTCCAAGGCCGCATTTTCGGCGCCACCGGCATTCTTGCGGGCTTTCTGACGCCTGCGAACTCCTCGGATTGGGCCTGGCGCGCCGTTCTCTTGGCGGGCATGGCCACCGGGCCGCTCGTCTATGCCTTTTTTACCGGCCATTTCCCCGCCGTCGAGGTGCCCGTCACCACCGGCGCGCTGATCCTTGGCGGCTTCATCGTCGGCATCGGCGTGAGCTACGGTTCCGGCTGCACCTCCGGCCACGGGGTCTGCGGCATGTCGCGCCTCTCGCCGCGCTCCATCGTGGCGACGCTGGCCTTCATGTTCTCGACCGCGGTGACCGTCTTTGTCATTCGCCATGTGATCGGAGGAGCATGA
- a CDS encoding DUF6691 family protein yields the protein MKLILTYVIGLIFGLGISMSGMANPAKVFNFFDFFGPWDPSLMFVMGGAVVVSFFGYRFVFKRYETPAFEPKFIVPTSRVIDAKLVGGSLVFGVGWGIAGFCPGGALPALGTFNPQVWLFFVALVAGIFVAKTLMKQTAARAARRAA from the coding sequence ATGAAACTGATCCTGACCTATGTGATCGGCCTGATTTTCGGCCTCGGCATTTCCATGTCCGGCATGGCCAACCCGGCGAAAGTCTTTAATTTCTTCGACTTTTTTGGCCCCTGGGACCCGTCCCTGATGTTCGTGATGGGCGGCGCCGTGGTGGTATCCTTCTTTGGCTACCGCTTCGTTTTCAAACGCTACGAAACACCGGCCTTTGAGCCGAAATTCATTGTGCCGACCTCGCGCGTCATCGACGCCAAACTGGTAGGCGGCTCACTGGTGTTCGGTGTAGGTTGGGGCATCGCGGGCTTTTGCCCGGGCGGCGCTTTGCCTGCTTTGGGCACGTTCAACCCGCAGGTCTGGCTGTTCTTTGTCGCCCTTGTGGCGGGCATTTTCGTGGCCAAAACCCTGATGAAACAAACCGCGGCCCGTGCCGCAAGGCGCGCCGCCTGA
- a CDS encoding MBL fold metallo-hydrolase has product MASNYPVDLSVKPEVKAFFDPATWTISYVVKDPASDACAIVDSVMDIDYAAGRITYESADEIIAYVKEQGLKLEWLIETHVHADHLSAAPYIQDKLGGKIGIGEHIVTVQETFGKVFNEGTEFQRDGSQFDRLFKDGDTYSVGSMHCFAMHTPGHTPACMVHVMGDATFTGDTLFMPDGGSARADFPGGDAGVLYDSIQKVLALPDDMRLFMCHDYGPNGRDIAWETTVGAEKEHNIHVGGGKSKEDFVKFREERDAQLAMPRLIIPSLQVNMRAGELPPADQDGKTFLKVPVNGL; this is encoded by the coding sequence ATGGCATCCAACTACCCCGTCGACCTGTCGGTCAAACCCGAGGTCAAAGCCTTTTTCGATCCGGCGACCTGGACGATTTCCTATGTGGTGAAAGACCCGGCCTCGGACGCCTGCGCCATCGTGGACAGCGTCATGGACATCGACTACGCCGCCGGTCGCATCACCTACGAGTCCGCCGATGAGATCATCGCCTATGTGAAAGAGCAGGGGCTCAAACTCGAATGGCTGATCGAGACCCATGTCCACGCCGACCACCTCTCTGCCGCGCCCTATATTCAGGACAAGCTCGGCGGCAAGATCGGCATCGGCGAGCATATCGTCACGGTGCAGGAAACCTTTGGCAAAGTCTTCAACGAAGGCACCGAGTTCCAGCGCGACGGCTCGCAATTCGACCGCCTGTTCAAGGATGGGGACACCTACAGCGTCGGTTCCATGCACTGTTTTGCCATGCACACGCCGGGCCACACGCCCGCTTGTATGGTGCATGTGATGGGCGATGCGACTTTCACCGGCGACACGCTGTTTATGCCCGACGGTGGCTCCGCGCGGGCCGATTTCCCGGGCGGTGATGCGGGTGTCTTGTATGACTCGATCCAGAAAGTGCTCGCCCTGCCGGACGACATGCGTCTCTTCATGTGCCACGACTACGGTCCGAACGGGCGCGACATCGCGTGGGAAACCACCGTGGGTGCCGAGAAGGAACACAACATCCACGTCGGTGGCGGCAAATCCAAAGAGGACTTCGTCAAATTCCGCGAGGAGCGCGACGCCCAATTGGCCATGCCGCGTCTGATTATTCCCTCTTTGCAGGTGAATATGCGCGCTGGCGAGTTGCCCCCGGCGGATCAAGATGGCAAGACCTTCCTGAAAGTTCCGGTGAACGGCCTCTGA
- a CDS encoding TIGR01244 family sulfur transferase, whose protein sequence is MDFNKINDQITVSGQITPEEVTILKEKGFKTLICNRPDMEVEPGLSSEVLEQAAKEAGLSFAYLPIFPGQFTEELIEETARALSELPAPVYAYCRSGTRSTTAWALAQSGQMGAETIISQAADAGYDMRGLRPYLAG, encoded by the coding sequence ATGGACTTCAACAAGATCAACGATCAGATCACGGTCAGCGGCCAGATCACCCCCGAGGAGGTGACGATCCTCAAGGAGAAGGGTTTCAAGACGCTGATCTGCAATCGCCCGGACATGGAGGTGGAGCCGGGTCTGTCGTCGGAGGTTCTGGAACAGGCGGCGAAAGAGGCGGGGCTGAGCTTTGCCTATCTGCCGATCTTTCCCGGCCAGTTCACCGAAGAGCTGATCGAGGAAACCGCGCGGGCGCTGTCTGAACTGCCCGCTCCGGTTTACGCCTATTGCCGCTCCGGCACCCGTTCGACCACCGCTTGGGCTCTGGCTCAATCCGGTCAGATGGGGGCGGAGACGATCATCAGCCAGGCCGCGGACGCGGGCTATGACATGCGGGGTTTGCGCCCCTATCTGGCGGGATAA
- a CDS encoding TIGR01244 family sulfur transferase, giving the protein MEIKRITDGLSVSGQVQPEDMAKLKRRGFRAVVCNRPDGEAGDQPSHEEMARAAEAEGLEFLYLPVTPGMVTEETATAFRHALTELPGPVFGYCRTGTRTTTLWSLAMAKEKSVVDILAATKAAGYDMTGVARRIANGGVTPTDSVEDAKHDVVIVGGGAAGVAVAASLKARKPDLDIALIDPADIHYYQPGWTMVGAGVFEPSTTAKTMGSLIPRGVHWLKSAVAAFEPKNNAVILDGCRVVKYDRLIVCPGLKLDWDKIDGLVETLGKNGVTSNYRYDLAPYTWELVKGLKGGKAVFTQPPMPIKCAGAPQKAMYLSANTWEEAGVLGNIDIQFMNAGGVLFGVKDYVPALESYVERYGANLNFFHNLKSIDGPAKTATFTVAKPDSEPTEVTVDFDMIHVVPPQSAPDFIKVSPLSDASGWVDVDQVTLRHKEFDNIWSLGDVMNAPNAKTAAAARMQAPIVAENVAADIDGKGPQAGYNGYGSCPLTVEKGKIVLAEFGYGGVLLPSFPKWVLDGTKPTRKAWWLKEQILPPVYWKAMLRGKEWMIKPEKVSAK; this is encoded by the coding sequence ATGGAAATCAAACGGATCACGGACGGCCTGTCCGTCTCGGGGCAGGTGCAGCCCGAGGATATGGCCAAACTCAAACGCCGTGGCTTTCGCGCGGTGGTGTGCAACCGCCCCGACGGTGAGGCGGGCGACCAGCCCAGCCATGAGGAAATGGCCCGTGCCGCCGAGGCCGAGGGGCTGGAATTTCTCTACCTGCCGGTGACGCCCGGCATGGTGACCGAAGAGACCGCCACCGCCTTTCGCCACGCGTTGACGGAACTGCCGGGGCCGGTTTTTGGCTATTGCCGCACAGGCACGCGCACGACGACGCTTTGGTCTTTGGCGATGGCCAAGGAGAAATCCGTGGTCGATATTCTGGCCGCCACCAAGGCCGCAGGCTACGACATGACCGGCGTGGCGCGGCGCATCGCCAATGGCGGCGTGACGCCGACGGATTCCGTAGAAGATGCGAAACATGACGTGGTGATCGTTGGCGGCGGCGCGGCCGGTGTGGCCGTCGCGGCCTCATTGAAGGCCCGCAAACCGGACCTCGACATCGCGCTCATCGACCCGGCGGACATCCACTATTACCAACCCGGCTGGACCATGGTCGGCGCGGGCGTGTTTGAACCCTCCACCACGGCGAAAACCATGGGCTCACTTATTCCGCGCGGGGTGCATTGGCTCAAATCCGCCGTCGCGGCCTTTGAACCCAAGAACAACGCGGTCATTCTCGACGGCTGCCGGGTGGTGAAATACGACCGTCTGATTGTCTGTCCGGGGCTCAAACTCGATTGGGACAAGATCGATGGCCTCGTCGAGACGCTGGGCAAGAACGGCGTGACGTCGAATTATCGTTATGATCTGGCCCCTTACACTTGGGAGTTGGTCAAGGGGCTGAAAGGCGGCAAGGCCGTCTTCACCCAGCCGCCGATGCCGATCAAATGTGCGGGCGCGCCGCAAAAGGCGATGTATCTGTCCGCGAACACTTGGGAAGAGGCCGGTGTTCTCGGCAATATCGACATCCAGTTCATGAATGCGGGCGGCGTGTTGTTTGGCGTCAAAGATTACGTCCCGGCGCTGGAAAGCTATGTTGAGCGCTACGGCGCCAATCTGAACTTCTTCCACAATCTGAAATCCATTGACGGCCCGGCGAAGACCGCGACGTTTACGGTGGCGAAACCCGACAGCGAGCCCACGGAAGTGACCGTCGATTTCGACATGATCCACGTGGTCCCGCCGCAAAGCGCGCCGGATTTCATCAAGGTCTCGCCCTTGTCCGACGCGAGCGGTTGGGTCGATGTGGATCAGGTGACGCTGCGCCATAAGGAGTTCGACAACATCTGGTCTCTGGGCGACGTGATGAACGCGCCCAACGCCAAAACCGCGGCTGCCGCCCGGATGCAGGCGCCGATCGTGGCCGAAAACGTCGCAGCCGACATCGACGGCAAAGGTCCGCAGGCGGGGTATAACGGCTACGGCTCCTGCCCGCTGACGGTGGAGAAGGGCAAGATCGTTCTCGCGGAATTTGGCTATGGCGGGGTGCTGTTGCCGTCTTTCCCGAAATGGGTGCTCGACGGCACGAAACCGACCCGCAAGGCCTGGTGGCTCAAGGAACAGATCCTGCCGCCCGTCTATTGGAAGGCCATGCTGCGCGGCAAGGAATGGATGATCAAGCCTGAGAAAGTCTCGGCGAAATAA